One Cellulosimicrobium protaetiae genomic region harbors:
- a CDS encoding ROK family transcriptional regulator → MNRSVATRTGPPAARQATLREHNLALVARAVFESAQPCSRADIAAASGLTRATVSTLVDRLVAAAIVAELPPATPQRAGRPAVPLAPAPRSLVGLGLEVNVDYLGGRVLDLTGTVVAEHVDPDDLHDSDPAEVLARLGRIAQDLLATVRADGMTVAGARLALPGLVDTRAGRLEVAPNLGWSHLDPVRLLGLGPDVPVEIGNEAKLAALAQASRGVVPDDASDPASDPAPSTYLYVSGDVGIGSAIVVDRRLFRGRHGWTGEVGHVVVDPRGPRCRCGATGCLEQYAGKDALLRGAGLPVDAPTETLVAALDAAEPAALAVVEQAGTALGSALADYVNLVDIDTVLLGGIYPALLPYLRTAALAELRTRVLAAPWTDVVLLPAPVGDHAALTGGAREVLRGVVEDPSAWVAED, encoded by the coding sequence GTGAACCGCAGCGTCGCGACCCGCACGGGTCCCCCAGCAGCCCGGCAGGCCACGCTGCGCGAGCACAACCTCGCCCTCGTCGCCCGCGCGGTCTTCGAGTCCGCCCAGCCGTGCTCGCGCGCCGACATCGCCGCCGCCAGCGGCCTCACGCGCGCGACCGTGTCGACCCTGGTGGACCGGCTCGTCGCCGCGGCCATCGTCGCCGAGCTCCCCCCGGCGACCCCGCAGCGCGCCGGACGGCCCGCGGTCCCCCTCGCGCCCGCGCCACGCTCGCTCGTCGGGCTCGGCCTCGAGGTCAACGTCGACTACCTCGGCGGCCGCGTGCTCGACCTCACCGGCACCGTCGTCGCCGAGCACGTCGACCCGGACGACCTGCACGACAGCGACCCCGCCGAGGTCCTCGCCCGGCTCGGGCGCATCGCGCAGGACCTCCTCGCGACCGTCCGCGCCGACGGCATGACCGTCGCGGGCGCCCGGCTCGCCCTCCCCGGCCTCGTCGACACGCGCGCGGGCCGGCTCGAGGTCGCGCCCAACCTCGGCTGGTCCCACCTCGATCCCGTCCGCCTCCTCGGCCTCGGCCCGGACGTCCCCGTCGAGATCGGCAACGAGGCCAAGCTCGCCGCACTCGCCCAGGCGAGCCGCGGCGTCGTGCCCGACGACGCGTCGGACCCTGCCTCCGACCCGGCGCCCTCGACGTACCTCTACGTGTCGGGCGACGTCGGCATCGGGTCCGCGATCGTCGTCGACCGCCGGCTCTTCCGCGGCCGCCACGGCTGGACGGGCGAGGTCGGGCACGTCGTCGTGGACCCGCGCGGCCCGCGCTGCCGCTGCGGCGCGACCGGCTGCCTCGAGCAGTACGCGGGCAAGGACGCGCTCCTGCGCGGGGCGGGACTGCCCGTCGACGCCCCTACCGAGACGCTCGTCGCCGCGCTCGACGCCGCGGAGCCCGCCGCGCTCGCCGTCGTCGAGCAGGCCGGGACCGCGCTCGGCAGCGCGCTCGCCGACTACGTGAACCTCGTCGACATCGACACCGTCCTGCTCGGCGGCATCTACCCCGCGCTCCTGCCGTACCTGCGCACCGCGGCCCTCGCCGAGCTGCGCACACGCGTCCTGGCCGCCCCGTGGACGGACGTCGTCCTGCTCCCCGCCCCGGTCGGCGACCACGCCGCCCTCACCGGCGGCGCGCGCGAGGTCCTGCGCGGCGTCGTCGAGGACCCGAGCGCCTGGGTCGCCGAGGACTGA
- a CDS encoding ABC transporter substrate-binding protein — MSIRTTRALRAVAATGVVALALAACSSGGGNDSGADAGSADDVAAALEEGGSLTVWAWEPTLEQVVTDFEAEYPNVDVELVNAGTGNDQYTALQNAIAAGKGVPDVAQVEYYALPQFALSEALADLSSLGADQLDGTFTPGPWNAVQQGEGIFGLPMDSGPMALFYNEELFTQHGVEVPTTWDGFVEAARALHAADPSVYITNDTGDAGFTTSLIWQAGGQPFQVDGTDVTIDLADEGSTQFAETWQTLIDEDLLAPVSSWSDEWYQGLGNGTIATLAIGAWMPANLESGVPDGAGKWRVAPLPQWEEGASASSENGGSALSVTAASSQQALAYGFLEYANAGDGVQARVDGGAFPATTAELESDEFQGYESEYFGGQKINEVLAQSASDVVEGWSYLPFQVYANSIFNDTVGQAYVSGTTLTDGLKAWQDASVKYGTEQGFTVNE; from the coding sequence ATGTCCATCCGCACCACCCGCGCCCTGCGCGCCGTCGCCGCCACCGGCGTCGTCGCCCTCGCCCTGGCCGCCTGCAGCTCCGGCGGCGGCAACGACTCCGGCGCGGACGCCGGCTCGGCCGACGACGTCGCCGCGGCGCTCGAGGAAGGCGGCAGCCTCACGGTGTGGGCCTGGGAGCCCACGCTCGAGCAGGTCGTCACCGACTTCGAGGCCGAGTACCCGAACGTCGACGTCGAGCTCGTCAACGCTGGCACCGGCAACGACCAGTACACGGCGCTCCAGAACGCGATCGCCGCCGGCAAGGGCGTGCCCGACGTCGCGCAGGTCGAGTACTACGCGCTCCCCCAGTTCGCCCTCTCGGAGGCGCTCGCCGACCTCTCGTCGCTCGGCGCGGACCAGCTCGACGGCACGTTCACGCCCGGCCCGTGGAACGCCGTCCAGCAGGGTGAGGGCATCTTCGGCCTGCCCATGGACTCCGGCCCGATGGCCCTCTTCTACAACGAGGAGCTCTTCACGCAGCACGGCGTCGAGGTGCCGACGACGTGGGACGGCTTCGTCGAGGCGGCCCGTGCGCTGCACGCGGCGGACCCGAGCGTGTACATCACGAACGACACGGGCGACGCGGGCTTCACGACGTCGCTCATCTGGCAGGCCGGTGGCCAGCCGTTCCAGGTCGACGGTACGGACGTGACGATCGACCTCGCGGACGAGGGCAGCACGCAGTTCGCGGAGACCTGGCAGACGCTCATCGACGAGGACCTGCTCGCGCCGGTCAGCTCGTGGAGCGACGAGTGGTACCAGGGCCTCGGCAACGGCACGATCGCGACGCTCGCGATCGGCGCGTGGATGCCCGCGAACCTCGAGTCGGGTGTGCCCGACGGCGCCGGCAAGTGGCGCGTCGCCCCGCTCCCGCAGTGGGAGGAGGGCGCGTCGGCCAGCTCCGAGAACGGCGGCTCCGCGCTGTCCGTGACGGCCGCGAGCTCGCAGCAGGCGCTCGCCTACGGCTTCCTCGAGTACGCGAACGCTGGCGACGGCGTGCAGGCGCGCGTCGACGGCGGCGCGTTCCCGGCCACGACGGCCGAGCTGGAGTCGGACGAGTTCCAGGGCTACGAGTCCGAGTACTTCGGCGGCCAGAAGATCAACGAGGTCCTCGCGCAGTCGGCCTCCGACGTCGTCGAGGGCTGGTCGTACCTGCCGTTCCAGGTGTACGCGAACTCGATCTTCAACGACACCGTCGGCCAGGCGTACGTCTCGGGCACGACGCTCACCGACGGCCTCAAGGCCTGGCAGGACGCGTCCGTGAAGTACGGCACCGAGCAGGGCTTCACCGTCAACGAGTGA
- a CDS encoding carbohydrate ABC transporter permease, which produces MTATTPSTPAVPAGSRTMTGTTTRATTRKPVRLRSRAPHSVARPRRSVLMTVLTGIVLLYALVPLFWLVVNASKTQSSLFSSFGLWFSGDFALFDNIARTLTYDGGIFGRWFANTLLYVVLGAGGATFLAVLGGYALAKFDFPGKRGVFATVIGAVAVPGTALAVPTFLMFSQMGLTNTPWAVIIPSLISPFGLYLMWVFAAESIPTELLEAARVDGSSEGRTFFQVSLPLLAPGIVTVLLFTMVATWNNYFLPLIMLKDPDWYPLTLGLNAWNAQAATAGGEAIFDLVITGSLLTILPLVAAFLLLQRYWQSGLAAGSVKE; this is translated from the coding sequence ATGACCGCCACGACCCCCTCGACCCCGGCGGTCCCCGCCGGCTCCCGCACGATGACGGGCACCACGACGCGCGCCACGACGCGCAAGCCCGTCCGCCTGCGCTCGCGCGCCCCGCACAGCGTCGCCCGCCCGCGCCGCAGCGTCCTCATGACCGTCCTCACCGGGATCGTCCTGCTCTACGCGCTCGTGCCGCTGTTCTGGCTCGTCGTCAACGCGTCCAAGACGCAGTCGAGCCTGTTCAGCTCGTTCGGGCTCTGGTTCAGCGGCGACTTCGCGCTGTTCGACAACATCGCGCGCACGCTCACCTACGACGGCGGCATCTTCGGCCGCTGGTTCGCCAACACGCTGCTGTACGTCGTGCTCGGCGCCGGCGGCGCGACGTTCCTCGCCGTGCTCGGCGGGTACGCGCTCGCCAAGTTCGACTTCCCGGGCAAGCGCGGCGTCTTCGCGACGGTCATCGGCGCGGTCGCCGTGCCCGGCACCGCGCTCGCCGTCCCGACGTTCCTCATGTTCAGCCAGATGGGGCTCACCAACACCCCGTGGGCCGTCATCATCCCGTCGCTCATCTCGCCGTTCGGCCTCTACCTCATGTGGGTGTTCGCCGCGGAGTCGATCCCGACGGAGCTGCTCGAGGCGGCGCGCGTGGACGGGTCGAGCGAGGGCCGCACGTTCTTCCAGGTCTCCCTGCCGCTGCTCGCGCCCGGGATCGTCACGGTCCTGCTCTTCACCATGGTCGCGACCTGGAACAACTACTTCCTGCCGCTGATCATGCTCAAGGACCCCGACTGGTACCCCCTGACGCTCGGCCTCAACGCGTGGAACGCGCAGGCCGCGACCGCGGGCGGCGAGGCGATCTTCGACCTCGTGATCACCGGCTCGCTGCTGACGATCCTCCCGCTCGTCGCCGCCTTCCTCCTCCTCCAGCGCTACTGGCAGTCCGGCCTCGCGGCCGGCTCCGTCAAGGAGTGA
- a CDS encoding carbohydrate ABC transporter permease, translated as MTTTSPPVAGHRPPVGAPSSLPARRRRRSWTGWGFVGPFMAVFALVFLAPIAYSIYLSLFRTQMVGGTQFVGFENYARAFSDPQFWSGVSRVGLFLVVQVPIMLGIALLVALAIDSGRLYGRNFFRISIFLPYAVPAVVATLMWGFMYGTRFGLVANINDALGTSIANPLSPDWVLLSIGNIVTWEFVGYNMLIFYSALRVVPTSLYEAAELDGASQWQVVRAIKIPAIRGSLVIATIFSIIGSFQLFNEPSILQSLAPNAITTYFTPNLYAYSLSFSGQQYNYSATVAIIMGVLTMIVAYVVQLRGMRKEA; from the coding sequence ATGACGACGACGTCCCCACCCGTGGCAGGGCACCGGCCACCGGTCGGCGCTCCTTCGTCCCTCCCGGCACGGCGCCGACGGCGCTCGTGGACCGGCTGGGGCTTCGTGGGTCCGTTCATGGCGGTCTTCGCGCTCGTGTTCCTCGCGCCGATCGCCTACTCGATCTACCTCAGCCTGTTCCGCACCCAGATGGTCGGCGGCACCCAGTTCGTCGGGTTCGAGAACTACGCGCGAGCGTTCTCCGACCCGCAGTTCTGGTCGGGCGTGTCGCGCGTCGGGCTGTTCCTCGTGGTCCAGGTGCCGATCATGCTGGGCATCGCCCTGCTCGTCGCCCTGGCGATCGACTCGGGCCGGCTCTACGGCCGCAACTTCTTCCGGATCTCGATCTTCCTCCCCTACGCCGTCCCGGCCGTCGTCGCGACGCTCATGTGGGGGTTCATGTACGGGACGCGGTTCGGCCTCGTCGCGAACATCAACGACGCGCTGGGGACGTCGATCGCCAACCCGCTGTCCCCGGACTGGGTGCTGCTGTCCATCGGCAACATCGTGACCTGGGAGTTCGTGGGCTACAACATGCTCATCTTCTACTCGGCGCTGCGCGTCGTGCCCACGTCGCTCTACGAGGCGGCCGAGCTCGACGGCGCGTCCCAGTGGCAGGTCGTGCGGGCCATCAAGATCCCCGCGATCCGCGGTTCGCTCGTCATCGCCACGATCTTCTCGATCATCGGCTCGTTCCAGCTCTTCAACGAGCCGAGCATCCTGCAGAGCCTCGCGCCGAACGCCATCACGACGTACTTCACCCCGAACCTGTACGCGTACTCGCTGTCGTTCTCCGGCCAGCAGTACAACTACTCGGCGACCGTCGCCATCATCATGGGCGTCCTCACGATGATCGTGGCCTACGTCGTCCAGCTGCGCGGCATGCGCAAGGAGGCCTGA
- a CDS encoding LacI family DNA-binding transcriptional regulator: protein MTDGLDDETPALTRTGGAAVRTARRVSMADVARVAGVSAQTVSRVSNGHPGVVEATRSRVLEAMTELGYRPNSAARALKSGSFRTIGVILFSLATTGNVRTLEAIATSAAAEGYAITVIPVAAPTQDGVHGAFTRLGELAVDAIILLMEVHLLDVARVSLPPGVQVVVADSDAGESYAVVDTDQADGTRQAVQHLLDLGHETVHHLAGPALSFAAERRTSAWRATLEEAGRDVPPIERGDWSPSSGYEAGLRLAQRGDVTAVFVANDQMALGLVRALHDSGKRVPQDVSVVGFDDLPESSEFLPPLTTVHQDFAEVGRRLVEQVLRQVREGVHETGTRLVPTRLVPRASTAPPPQRT from the coding sequence ATGACCGACGGGCTCGACGACGAGACCCCCGCCCTGACGCGCACCGGGGGAGCTGCCGTCCGCACGGCACGGCGCGTCTCGATGGCCGACGTCGCGCGCGTCGCCGGGGTCTCCGCGCAGACCGTCTCCCGCGTCTCCAACGGGCACCCGGGCGTCGTCGAGGCGACGCGCTCGCGCGTGCTCGAGGCGATGACCGAGCTCGGCTACCGCCCCAACAGCGCCGCCCGCGCGCTCAAGAGCGGCTCCTTCCGCACCATCGGCGTGATCCTCTTCTCGCTCGCGACCACGGGCAATGTCCGTACGCTCGAGGCCATCGCGACGTCCGCCGCCGCCGAGGGTTACGCCATCACCGTCATCCCCGTCGCCGCGCCCACGCAGGACGGCGTGCACGGCGCGTTCACGCGCCTCGGGGAGCTCGCCGTCGACGCGATCATCCTGCTCATGGAGGTCCACCTCCTCGACGTCGCGCGGGTCAGCCTCCCGCCCGGCGTCCAGGTCGTCGTCGCGGACTCCGACGCCGGCGAGAGCTACGCGGTCGTGGACACCGACCAGGCCGACGGCACGCGCCAGGCCGTGCAGCACCTGCTCGACCTCGGCCACGAGACGGTGCACCACCTCGCCGGACCGGCGCTCTCGTTCGCGGCCGAGCGTCGCACCTCCGCCTGGCGCGCGACGCTCGAGGAGGCCGGGCGCGACGTGCCGCCCATCGAGCGGGGCGACTGGTCGCCGTCGTCCGGCTACGAGGCCGGGCTGCGCCTCGCGCAGCGCGGCGACGTCACCGCGGTCTTCGTCGCCAACGACCAGATGGCCCTCGGGCTCGTGCGCGCCCTGCACGACTCCGGCAAGCGCGTCCCGCAGGACGTGAGCGTCGTCGGGTTCGACGACCTGCCCGAGTCGTCCGAGTTCCTGCCCCCGCTCACGACCGTCCACCAGGACTTCGCCGAGGTCGGTCGCCGGCTCGTCGAGCAGGTGCTCCGCCAGGTCCGCGAGGGCGTCCACGAGACCGGCACCCGCCTGGTCCCCACCCGCCTCGTCCCCCGCGCCAGCACGGCCCCGCCCCCGCAACGGACGTAG